The following coding sequences are from one Amphiprion ocellaris isolate individual 3 ecotype Okinawa chromosome 19, ASM2253959v1, whole genome shotgun sequence window:
- the LOC111570689 gene encoding myosin-9 isoform X2, translating to MTDADKFLYVDRNLVNNPLAQADWATKKLVWVPSERLGFEAGSVKEERGDECVVELADSGKKIKVNKDDIQKMNPPKFSKVEDMAELTCLNEASVLHNLKERYYSGLIYTYSGLFCVVINPYKNLPIYSEEIVEMYKGKKRHEMPPHIYAITDTSYRSMMQDREDQSILCTGESGAGKTENTKKVIQYLAHVASSHKTKKDQGELEKQLLQANPILEAFGNAKTVKNDNSSRFGKFIRINFDVNGYIVGANIETYLLEKSRAIRQAKDERTFHIFYYLLTGAGDKLRSDLLLENYNNYRFLSNGNVTIPGQQDKDLFTETMEAMKIMSIPEDEQIGMLKVVASVLQLGNMSFKKERHTDQASMPDNTAAQKVCHLMGMNVTDFTRAILSPRIKVGRDYVQKAQTQEQAEFAVEALAKATYERMFRWLVMRINKALDKTKRQGASFIGILDIAGFEIFELNSFEQLCINYTNEKLQQLFNHTMFILEQEEYQREGIEWSFIDFGLDLQPCIDLIEKPASPPGILALLDEECWFPKATDKSFVEKVLQEQGTHPKFHKPKKLKDEADFCIMHYAGKVDYKADEWLMKNMDPLNDNVATLLNQSTDKFVSELWKDVDRIVGLDKVSGMSEMPGAFKTRKGMFRTVGQLYKEQLSKLMATLRNTNPNFVRCIIPNHEKKAGKLDPHLVLDQLRCNGVLEGIRICRQGFPNRIVFQEFRQRYEILTPNAIPKGFMDGKQACVLMIKGLELDPNLYRIGQSKVFFRAGVLAQLEEERDMKITDIIISFQAWCRGYVARKAFAKRQQQLTAMKVIQRNCAAYLKLRNWQWWRLFTKVKPLLQVSRQEEEMQAKDEELVKVKEKHLYAEKQLQEMEEKQQQLSAEKMALQEQLQAETELCAEAEEMRARLAAKKQELEEILHDLEARVEEEEERASQLSSEKKKMQQNITDLEQQLDEEEAARQKLQLEKVTLEAKMKKIEDDVMVLDDQNNKLNKEKKLMEERISEFTTNLAEEEEKSKSLQKLKTKHEAMITDLEDRLRREEKGRQELEKNRRKLEGDFTEIHDQIAELQAQIAELRAQLAKKEEELQAALARMEEEAAQKNLAQKKIRELEAQLSELQEDLELERQARTKAEKHRRDLGEELEALKTELEDTLDSTAAQQELRTKRETEVAQLKKTLEDEAKVHEHQLIEMRQKHGQAFDELNEQLEQAKRNKVSMEKAKQALESERNELSIELQTLMQGKTDSEHRRKKAEAQVQELQLKHSESERQRMELAEKLAKTQTELENVTGVLNDVESKSIKAVKDCSAVESQLQDVQEILQEETRQKLSLNTRLRQLEDEQNNLREQLEEEEEAKRNVEKQLQTVQAQLAEMKKRVEQDAGCLETAEEGKKKVQRDLEMTNQRLEEKCAAFEKLDKTKTRLQQELDDMILDQDHLRQTVTNLEKKQKKFDQMLAEEKTISARYAEERDRAEAEAREKETKALALTRELESLMDIKEELDRNNKLLRAEMEDLVSSKDDVGKNVHELEKSKRTLEQQLEEMKTQLEELEDELQATEDAKLRLEVNMQAMKAQYERDLAGRDEMGEEKKRALVKQVREMEMELEDERKQRSAAVASRKKLELDLKELEAGIDMANKNRDEALKQLKKVQAQMKDLIRELDDTRMSREEILSQSKETEKKLKGMEADMIQMQEELAAAERVKRQAQQERDELQDEINNQAAKNAQVAEERRRLEARIAQLEEELEEEQCNTELTNDRLKKAMLQTDQMNVELTAERSTCQRVEGARSQLERQNKELKLKLQELEGTIKSKYKANMSALEAKIAQLEEQLDMETRERQAATKLVRRTEKKLKEFILQVDDERRNTEQYKDQVDKLNSRLKQLKRQLEEAEEEAQRANANRRKLQRELEDATESAEVMNREVTTLKNKLRRGDLPFTVRRTVTRTGIESDDESEPKTEAPEPKPE from the exons ATGACAGACGCAGACAAGTTTCTGTACGTGGACCGTAATCTGGTCAACAACCCGCTGGCACAGGCTGACTGGGCCACCAAGAAGCTGGTATGGGTGCCGTCGGAGCGCCTTGGGTTCGAGGCCGGCTCTGTGAAGGAGGAGCGCGGCGACGAGTGTGTGGTGGAACTGGCAGACTCTGGGAAGAAGATCAAGGTGAACAAGGATGACATCCAGAAGATGAACCCACCCAAATTCAGCAAGGTCGAGGACATGGCCGAGCTCACCTGCCTGAATGAAGCATCCGTGCTGCACAACCTGAAGGAGAGATATTACTCTGGTCTCATATAT ACGTACTCTGGTCTCTTCTGTGTCGTCATAAACCCCTACAAGAACCTGCCCATCTACTCAGAGGAGATTGTTGAAATGTACAAGGGCAAGAAGAGGCACGAAATGCCGCCTCATATCTACGCCATTACTGACACATCCTACAGAAGCATGATGCAGG ATCGTGAAGACCAGTCCATCCTGTGCAC AGGCGAGTCTGGTGCTGGTAAGACAGAGAACACCAAGAAGGTCATCCAGTATCTCGCTCATGTGGCCTCCTCTCATAAGACAAAGAAAGATCAG GGGGAGCTGgagaagcagctgctgcaggctaACCCCATCCTAGAAGCCTTTGGAAATGCCAAGacggtcaaaaatgacaactccTCCAGATTC GGAAAGTTCATCAGGATCAACTTTGATGTCAATGGTTACATCGTTGGTGCCAATATTGAAACTT ACCTGTTGGAGAAATCTCGTGCCATTCGCCAGGCCAAAGATGAGAGGACCTTTCACATCTTCTACTACTTGCTTACAGGAGCTGGAGACAAATTGCGCT CTGATCTCCTCCTGGAAAATTACAACAACTATCGCTTCCTTTCCAACGGGAACGTTACAATTCCGGGGCAGCAAGACAAGGATCTGTTTACAGAGACCATGGAGGCTATGAAGATCATGAGCATTCCAGAGGATGAGCAGATAG GCATGTTGAAGGTGGTGGCCTCTGTTCTGCAGCTTGGAAACATGAGCTTCAAGAAGGAGCGTCACACAGATCAGGCGTCCATGCCTGACAACACAG CTGCCCAGAAGGTGTGTCACCTCATGGGCATGAACGTCACAGACTTCACCAGGGCCATTCTGTCACCCAGGATCAAGGTGGGCCGAGACTACGTCCAGAAGGCTCAGACCCAGGAGCAGGCAGAGTTTGCTGTGGAAGCCCTGGCCAAGGCTACGTATGAAAGGATGTTCCGCTGGCTCGTCATGAGGATCAACAAAGCCCTCGACAAGACCAAGAGACAGGGAGCCTCCTTCATCGGCATCCTTGACATTGCTGGCTTTGAGATCTTTGAG CTGAACTCATTTGAACAGCTGTGCATCAACTACACCAacgagaagctgcagcagctcttcaACCACACCATGTTCATCCTGGAGCAGGAGGAGTATCAGAGGGAGGGCATCGAGTGGAGCTTCATCGACTTCGGCCTTGACCTGCAGCCCTGCATCGACCTCATTGAGAAACCT GCCAGTCCTCCTGGTATCCTCGCCCTGCTGGATGAGGAGTGCTGGTTTCCCAAAGCCACAGACAAGAGCTTTGTGGAGAAGGTGCTCCAGGAGCAGGGCACACACCCCAAGTTCCACAAACCCAAGAAACTGAAGGATGAagcagatttctgtatcatgcATTACGCTGGCAAG GTGGACTACAAGGCAGATGAGTGGCTGATGAAGAACATGGACCCTTTGAATGACAATGTGGCGACACTGCTCAACCAGTCCACTGACAAGTTTGTGTCTGAGCTCTGGAAGGACG TGGACCGCATTGTGGGTCTGGATAAGGTGTCCGGCATGTCCGAGATGCCCGGTGCCTTCAAAACCCGTAAAGGCATGTTCCGCACAGTGGGCCAGCTGTACAAGGAGCAGCTGTCCAAGCTCATGGCCACGCTGAGGAACACAAACCCCAACTTTGTTCGCTGCATCATTCCCAACCACGAGAAAAAG GCTGGTAAACTGGACCCCCAcctggttctggatcagctgagGTGTAATGGTGTGCTGGAGGGAATCCGTATCTGCAGACAGGGCTTCCCCAACCGCATCGTCTTCCAGGAGTTCAGACAGAG GTATGAGATCCTCACTCCTAATGCCATCCCCAAGGGGTTCATGGATGGAAAGCAGGCCTGTGTGCTCATG ATCAAGGGTCTGGAGCTGGATCCCAACCTGTACCGCATCGGCCAGAGTAAAGTTTTCTTCAGAGCGGGAGTCCTCgctcagctggaggaggagagggacaTGAAGATCACAGACATCATCATCAGTTTCCAGGCCTGGTGCAGAGGCTACGTGGCCCGCAA GGCCTTTGCCaagagacagcagcagctgactGCAATGAAGGTGATCCAGAGGAACTGTGCCGCTTACCTTAAACTCAGGAACTGGCAGTGGTGGAGGCTCTTCACCAAG GTGAAACCTCTGCTGCAAGTCagcaggcaggaggaggagatgcaAGCCAAGGATGAAGAGCTGGTTAAGGTGAAGGAGAAGCATCTATATGCCGAGAAGCAGCtccaggagatggaggagaaacagcagcag CTGAGTGCTGAGAAGATGGCCCTGCAGGAGCAGCTTCAGGCCGAAACAGAACTCTGTGCCGAGGCTGAGGAAATGAGAGCCCGTCTGGCTGCCAAGAAGCAAGAGCTGGAGGAGATCCTCCACGACCTGGAGGCCCgtgtggaggaagaggaagagcgTGCTTCTCAGCTGTcttcagagaagaaaaagatgcaGCAAAATATTACT GacttggagcagcagctggatgagGAAGAGGCTGCCAGACAGAAGCTCCAGCTGGAGAAGGTCACACTGGAGGCCAAGATGAAGAAGATAGAAGATGATGTTATGGTTTTAgatgaccaaaacaacaaactaaacaag GAGAAGAAGTTGATGGAGGAGAGGATCTCTGAGTTCACCACTAACCtggcagaggaggaagagaaatcCAAGAGCTTGCAGAAACTCAAGACCAAACACGAGGCCATGATCACAGACCTGGAGG ACCGCCTGCGTAGGGAGGAGAAGGGCCGTCAGGAGCTGGAGAAGAACCGTCGTAAGCTGGAGGGCGACTTCACCGAGATACACGATCAGATTGCTGAGCTGCAGGCCCAGATTGCTGAGCTCCGTGCCCAGCTGGCTAAGAAGGAGGAAGAGCTCCAGGCTGCTCTGGCCAG GATGGAAGAGGAGGCTGCACAGAAGAACCTGGCACAGAAAAAGATCCGTGAGTTGGAGGCTCAGCTCTCTGAACTGCAGGAGGATTTGGAGCTGGAGAGGCAGGCCCGCACCAAGGCAGAGAAACATCGCAGGGACCTTGGAGAAGAACTTGAGGCCCTCAAGACCGAGCTAGAGGACACTCTGGACTCCACTGCTGCTCAGCAGGAACTCAG GACCAAACGTGAGACAGAGGTGGCACAGCTTAAAAAGACCCTTGAAGATGAAGCCAAAGTCCATGAACACCAGCTGATTGAGATGAGGCAGAAACATGGTCAGGCCTTCGATGAGCTCAATGAGCAGCTGGAGCAGGCTAAGAGG AACAAAGTGTCGATGGAGAAGGCCAAACAGGCCCTGGAGTCAGAGAGGAACGAGCTGTCCATTGAGCTGCAGACGCTGATGCAGGGCAAAACAGATTCAGAACATCGCAGGAAGAAGGCTGAAGCTCAGGTCCAGGAGCTGCAGCTCAAACACTCAGAGAGTGAGCGCCAGAGGATGGAGCTGGCTGAGAAACTTGCAAAAACGCAG ACTGAACTGGAAAATGTTACCGGTGTTCTCAATGATGTGGAGAGCAAGTCCATTAAGGCAGTCAAAGACTGCTCTGCTGTGGAATCCCAACTGCAGGATGTTCAG GAAATACTCCAGGAAGAGACACGCCAGAAATTATCACTTAACACACGTCTGCGCCAGCTTGAGGATGAACAAAACAACCTGAGGGAACagctggaggaagaagaagaagccaagCGGAACGTAGAGAAGCAGCTTCAAACAGTCCAGGCTCAG CTTgctgaaatgaagaaaaggGTAGAGCAGGATGCTGGGTGTCTGGAAACAGCTGAGGAGGGAAAGAAGAAGGTCCAAAGGGACCTGGAGATGACAAACCAGCGTCTGGAGGAGAAATGTGCTGCCTTTGAGAAGTTGGACAAGACAAAGACACGTCTCCAGCAAGAGTTGGACGACATGATATTAGACCAGGACCACCTCCGACAGACCGTCACCAACctggagaagaaacagaagaagtttGACCAG ATGCTGGCAGAGGAGAAGACCATCTCTGCCCGTTATGCAGAGGAGCGTGACCGAGCTGAAGCTGAGGCCCGTGAGAAGGAGACCAAGGCTTTGGCTCTAACTCGGGAGCTGGAATCTCTGATGGACATCAAGGAAGAACTGGACCGCAACAACAAACTGCTCCGGGCTGAAATGGAAGACCTGGTATCCTCTAAAGATGACGTTGGCAAGAAT GTCCACGAGCTGGAGAAGTCCAAACGTActctggagcagcagctggaggagatgaagactcagctggaggagctggaggatgaGCTGCAGGCCACAGAGGACGCCAAGCTGCGTCTGGAGGTCAACATGCAGGCCATGAAGGCCCAGTATGAGAGAGACCTGGCAGGACGTGATGAGAtgggagaggagaagaaaagggcTCTGGTTAAACAG GTGCGGGAAATGGAGATGGAGCTGGAGGATGAAAGGAAGCAGCGTTCTGCAGCCGTGGCCTCACGCAAGAAGCTGGAGCTGGACCTGAAGGAGCTGGAGGCCGGCATCGACATGGCCAACAAGAACCGTGACGAGGCTCTGAAACAGCTCAAAAAAGTCCAA GCCCAGATGAAGGATCTCATCCGGGAGCTGGACGATACTCGCATGTCCCGAGAAGAGATCCTCTCCCAGAGCAAGGAGACTGAGAAGAAGCTGAAGGGCATGGAGGCCGACATGATCCAGATGCAGGAG GAGCTGGCGGCTGCAGAGCGAGTCAAGAGACAGGCCCAGCAGGAGAgagatgaactgcaggatgaGATAAATAACCAGGCTGCCAAGAA tGCTCAGGttgcagaggagaggagacggCTGGAGGCTCGTATCGCTCAGCTGGAGGAAGAGTTGGAGGAGGAGCAGTGCAATACTGAGCTGACCAATGACAGGCTGAAGAAAGCGATGCTGCAG ACTGACCAGATGAACGTGGAGCTGACTGCAGAGCGCAGCACCTGCCAGCGTGTCGAGGGCGCTCGCTCCCAGCTGGAGCGCCAGAACAAGGAGCTGAAACTGAAACTGCAGGAGCTCGAGGGAACAATCAAGTCCAAGTACAAGGCCAACATGTCCGCCCTGGAGGCAAAGATCGCTcagctggaggagcagctggacATGGAGACCAG agAGAGGCAGGCTGCCACCAAGCTCGTGAGACGCACCGAGAAGAAACTGAAGGAATTCATCCTGCAGGTGGATGACGAGAGGCGCAACACAGAGCAGTACAAGGACCAG GTGGACAAATTGAACTCCCGTTTGAAGCAGCTGAAGCGTCAGCtggaggaggctgaggaggaggcCCAGAGAGCCAACGCCAACCGAAGAAAACTGCAAAGGGAGCTGGAGGACGCCACGGAGTCAGCAGAAGTCATGAACCGTGAAGTCACCACCCTCAAGAACAAGCTCAG GCGTGGCGACCTTCCCTTCACTGTGCGCCGCACTGTTACCCGCACCGGCATCGAAAGTGACGATGAGAGCGAGCCCAAAACCGAGGCCCCTGAGCCGAAGCCTGAATGA